The Oligoflexus sp. nucleotide sequence GACCTTCGCGGGACAGTCGATCAATCATGTATTTGGCAAAACCCGGTTTCATGGAAGGATCAGGACCCCAGCTGCAGTTGATCACATCAGGATTCTGTTCCATGACCCAGTCGAAAATTTTCTCATAATATTTTTCAATGGAACCCGTGGGCTTGTCGCCGCCCATGCGCGCGGCCACGATCTGACAACCGGGACAAACGCCGACGATCCCTTTATCATTGTTGCCCGCCGCCGCAGCCAAACCCGTGACCAGGGTGCCGTGAAAATTATTCGGGGAGGTGCTGAAAAGATTGTTGGCCTTGACGGGACCTCCGAAGTTTTTGGTCGCGACGAACTTATCTTTCAAATCTTCATGCTGAAGATCAAATCCATCATCAATCACAGCCAGGCGAATCGATTTACCGATGTCAGAGACATCATTTGCAAGACCAAGCTCGTGCAAAAGTCCCCACGCTTCAGCGATATGCGCGTGATCTGCACCCTGAACGCGGCCCTGACCCATAGGCGTGAGGCCTGGACCTTTGTTATGCAGGTTCCACTGTGATGTGAAGTAAGTGTCGTTCGGAACGAGCGGCGCAATCGGGCTTACAGCCGAGCCTTTCGCCCAAGACAGCGAACTTACAATACCAAAGGATAGCAAAGCAAAAATTTTGCTGTACATGGCATGACCTGTTTTTTTATGTGTGTTTGGTTATTTTAACTAACACACTAGTCAGGAGGTGTAGGAAAGTCCATACAGTAATGAAGAAAAAGCTTTCCCATGCGGTTTTGAGTGCCGATGGGAAGCCTGCAGGACTTTAACGCTGGGCGCGTGGAATGATACGAGGACGGATGGCAGCTTCGGGAAGCGGATTGTCCAGCGAGGCACTGCTTTTAGCGCGGCGCTCGATGACCGGACCTTTCTTCGCCGGGGCTCCTGCATCGTCCTTCATATAAAGACGCGCGATACGGCGCCATTGTCCCTGATCCTCGGGAACCAAAAGACATATGGCTTCACCTTCAGCCCCGGCGCGTGCTGTCCGACCAATGCGGTGCACGTAATCTTCCGGCGACTGAGGCAGGTCGTAATTAATAACATGAGCAATATGAGGAATATCCAAGCCGCGGGCGGCAATGTCTGTGGCCACCAGAATACGGTAGGTTCCGCCCCGGAAGCCTTTTATTGCGGCATCACGCTGGCTCTGGGTGCGGTCGCCATGAATGCGGGCCACGGCGTGACCGAACTTGGATAGAAATTTCGCCACGCGATCGGTGCGATGTTTGGTCCGCGTGAAGATGATGATCGAGCCTTCACGGGTATTCAGTTCATCCAAAAGCACATCATTTTTGGCTTCGGGCGTGGTCTGCACCACCGAGTGATGAATTTTCTGAGCCGGTTTTTCCACAGCGCCCACGCTGATCCGCACCGGATTTTTCAGATAGCGGTTGGCGAGTCCCATAATATTTTCGGGAAGAGTCGCAGAAAACAGCATGGTCTGCCGCTGAGTCGGCAGATGCCTCAGGATTTCATTCAGCTGCGGCGCGAAGCCCATATCAAGCATGCGATCCGCTTCATCGAGGACAAGCATTCCAGTATTTTGCAGTGATACGGCGCGTCTTTGCAAATGATCGACAAGGCGTCCAGGTGTCGCCACGATAATGCGTGGACGGCGCTGCAACGCCCGCAGTTGCGTGGACATGGACGTTCCGCCGATCAGCAGCGCGTGATTCAGTTCAGGCGCATACTGGGTCAAGCGAATCAGAACTTCCACAATCTGTACGGCCAGCTCCCGCGTGGGAGCCAAAATCAAGGCTGTTTCCTGAGGCTGTTGCAGAAGGCGAGCCACCAGCGGCACACCAAAGGCTCCGGTTTTGCCGGTTCCTGTTTGAGCGCAACCAATTAAATCATGTTGCGCCATGGCCACGGGAATCGCCTGCGCTTGAATAGGCGTGGGCG carries:
- a CDS encoding S8 family peptidase, translated to MYSKIFALLSFGIVSSLSWAKGSAVSPIAPLVPNDTYFTSQWNLHNKGPGLTPMGQGRVQGADHAHIAEAWGLLHELGLANDVSDIGKSIRLAVIDDGFDLQHEDLKDKFVATKNFGGPVKANNLFSTSPNNFHGTLVTGLAAAAGNNDKGIVGVCPGCQIVAARMGGDKPTGSIEKYYEKIFDWVMEQNPDVINCSWGPDPSMKPGFAKYMIDRLSREGRGGKGTVVVFASGNTGQDFTWNHFASYPGVITVGASNSLGQRHSFSNFGPNMDLLAPTSGGKVAGDMYIDPIWTTDNYLAPDCLAPGGKPNADCSDMAGWTPYSNMAGGDSWEGRYSDRFSHTSSAAPIVSGVVALMLEANPKLTADEVQTILQNSADRIAPSDARYDVQGFSMRYGYGRVNALRAVALAYERSGKRLGAELRERIDATSPCTRKNCW
- a CDS encoding DEAD/DEAH box helicase; translated protein: MHTFQEMNLPRQLHRALEAMNFASPTPIQAQAIPVAMAQHDLIGCAQTGTGKTGAFGVPLVARLLQQPQETALILAPTRELAVQIVEVLIRLTQYAPELNHALLIGGTSMSTQLRALQRRPRIIVATPGRLVDHLQRRAVSLQNTGMLVLDEADRMLDMGFAPQLNEILRHLPTQRQTMLFSATLPENIMGLANRYLKNPVRISVGAVEKPAQKIHHSVVQTTPEAKNDVLLDELNTREGSIIIFTRTKHRTDRVAKFLSKFGHAVARIHGDRTQSQRDAAIKGFRGGTYRILVATDIAARGLDIPHIAHVINYDLPQSPEDYVHRIGRTARAGAEGEAICLLVPEDQGQWRRIARLYMKDDAGAPAKKGPVIERRAKSSASLDNPLPEAAIRPRIIPRAQR